Genomic DNA from Methanomassiliicoccales archaeon:
TGAGACGGCAGCTGAAGGGATCGAAGCGCCAGGAGATACTCCTCAAATCAATGGACAACGCCGGCTATCTGGTGATTAAAGGCATCCATGAGGCCGGGGAAGTGGTCAACCGCATCGCGCCCGAGCACTTGTCCGTTCAATGCTCCAACCCTCTGCGTTTCCTGGATGAAGTGCAGAACGCCGGCTCCATCTTCCTCGGACACTATGCGGCGGTGGCTTGTGGCGATTACGCCTCGGGCACGAACCACGTACTGCCCACCGCCGGCTTCGCCTCGCTCTACTCCGGACTGGACGTCTGGCACTTCTGCAAGCGCACGTCGGTGCAGATGATCGAGCGCGAAGGTCTGGAGGAGATCGGTGATGTGGTGGAGCGGCTTGCCAAAGCGGAAGGGCTGGAAGCTCATGCAAGATCGGTGAGTCTGCGGAGAAAGAGCAAGCAGGGCAGCTGACGGCAAAGGGTAATTGGCCGGTCGGAGCATTACCATCGGAGAGGTGTCGCTTGCCCGCTGGCGGTCAGAGCACGAAAAGCGCCTGGGAACGGCAATACGAACGCAACAAGCGCTTGTGGCGCGGTCCTGGTGAAACGGAGTTCGATCTTCCTCCGAAAGCTCTCGTGCTGGAGATTGGATGCGGTTCGGGCAAGACCCTGAGCGCCCTGGCCGGCAAGGAAGCGGAGATCGTGGCTTTGGATATTTCCCGAGCGGCCCTGAGATTTTGCGCATCGGCCAACTTTGGAGGTGCGATCCACTTCCTCGAGGCTAAGGTCGAGAGGCTGCCGTTGAGGGACGCTCGATTCGATGCTGTGATCGTTCATCACATTCTTGGTCATCTGGTCGAGAATGAAAGGAAGGAAGCGGTCGATGAGATCGCCCGAGTCTTGAAACCTGGAGGCATGGTACATGTTCGGGTCTTCTCCACTTCGGACATGCGTTATGGCAAAGGAGAGGAGATGGAAGCGAACACCTTCCGAAAGGGAACGGGGGTGTTCTGCCATTTCTTCTCCGAGCTTGAGCTGAAGGAGCTTTTCTCAGGATTTGAAACGATGGGCGTGAAAAAGGTCGAGGCATCGAAGCGATTTGAAGGAGCGGAACAACGAAGAAGCGAGATCGTCGCCGCCTATCGCTCTGCTCGGTGAACGCCCGCGATGACCGAAACGCATCTAAACCTAGAAGACCGATTACGCCGCAGAAGAGGTGGGCGAGTTGTCCAAACCCAGGTCTGGAAAGACAGCGAGAGAAGAGAAGGAGGTCCAGCGCAGGTTGAAGGAGATCGAAAAGGTCTTCGGAGAGGTCCCATTTGTGCCCAAGATGCTCTCCGAGCACCCGGACATGTTCCTTCCTTATGCTGAAATGTCCGACCGAGTGATGCTGAACCCTCGCTTCATGGACAGGAAGTCGCTGGAGCTGGCCGCGGTGGCAGCCGGCTCCGCCTTGGCGAGCGAACATTGCCTGGCCGTGCATATCCGCCAGGCCAAGACGGATGGAGCGAGCGAAGGCGAGCTGATGGAGGCCATCATGGTGGGCGCTTTCATGGCCTCGACCCGAAGCCAATCGGTGGCGTTGCGCAAGCTGAAAGAGCTTTGAGCCGGGTTCTCAGACGATCCCCAGCTCCTTTCCCACCTTGAGGAACTTCTCGATGGCGAAGTCCACGTCCTTCCGGGCCATGGCCGCGTTCATGATGGTGCGGATGCGCGCCTTGTCCTTGGCCACCATCGGAAAGACGATCGGCAGGGCGAACACACCTTCCTGGAAGAGCCTTTCGCTCAACTTCTTGGCCACGCCGCTCTCTCCGACCATTATGGGTATGATGGGCGTTTCGCTTCGGCCCGTGTTGAAACCGAGGTCCTGCATGGCCTTCTTGAAGTAGCGCGTATGGTCCCAGAGCCTCCTGACATGCTCTGGTTCCGTCTCCAGCACGTCTACGGCCGCAATGCACGCCGCCGCCACCGCCGGAGGATGCGAACCGCTCAGCAGCCAGGTGCGCGATCTGTTGTAGGCGAAGTTCACCAGGTCTCGCGATCCTGAGATATGTCCTCCTACCACTCCGAAGGCCTTGGAGAACGTCCCCATCTCCACCTGCACCTTCTCCCGGGGAAGATGGAAGTGATGCACGATGCCCCTTCCTCCCTCACCAAGAACGCCCTCGCCATGGGCATCGTCCACGTAGAGCATGGCTCCATGTTCTTCCGCCGCCTTCGCGACCTCCGGCAGAGGCGCGATGTCCCCGTCCATGGAGAACACTCCGTCGGTGATGATCAGGATCCGTCTTGGTGCGGGCGTTTTCTTTTCCATCTCTTGCAGAACGCGGTGCAGGTCCGCCACGTCGCAGTGCTTGTAGACCGCACGCTCCGCATAGGACAGTCGAACGCCATCGATGATGCTCCCGTGGTTGAGCTCGTCGCTGATGATGATGTCCCCTTTTCCAGCAAGCTGCGGGATTAGGCCGGCGTTGGCAGCGAAGCCGGTCTGGTAGACCAGGGACGCTTCCGCTTCCTTGAACCTGGCAAGTCTTCTTTCCAGCTCGAAGTGCAGGTCCATGCTGCCGGCGATGGGACGGACGGAACCTGATCCAGCTCCGTGAGTCTTGATCGCCTCGATGGCGGCATCTTTCAGCTTCTGGTGATTGCTCAGCCCCAGATAGTTGTTGGAGCAGAACATGAGGACCTTCTTGCCGTCGACCACGCACCAAGGACTGCTCGGTCCCTGCAACTCGCGCAGCCTCCAGTCCAACTCATCTTTGACCAGGGCTTCATACTCTTCCTTCAGGAACGATGTGGGATCGCGCTTCAAATGCCTCACCTTCTCTTGTTTATCAAGCGTTTGCTGAGCCTTGTGATCATGTCCTCGGTCATCGAGCTCAGATCGTAGGATGGCTGCCAGCCCCAATCTCTCCTCGCCCCTCGGTCGTCGATGGACATGGGCCAGGAGTCAGCGATCTTCTGTCTGTGATCAGGTCTGTATTCGATCTCGAAGTCCGGGATGTGCTTCCTGACCTCAGCGGCCAGTTCGCCAGCGGTGAAGCTCGCCCCGGCCACGTTATAGCCGTCGTGGTGCTTGATCTTGTTCCGGGGAACGCCCATGATCTGCAAAGTGCAATTGATGCAATCAGGCATGTACATCAACGGGAGGATGGTGTCCTCGCGTACGAAGCATGTGTATCTTCCTTTCTGAATGGCCTCGTAGAACATCTCCACCGAGTAGTCGGTCGTGCCCCCGCCGGGCGGCGTCTCTGAGGATACGATGCCAGGATAGCGCACCGAGCGAACGTCCAGACCGTACTTGACGAAGTAGTAGTTGCAGAGAAGCTCGCCCGCCACCTTCGTCACTCCATACATTGAGGTCGGCACAAGCACGGTATCTTGAGGCGTTTCGATGCGAGGCGAGGTCGGTCCGAAGACGGCGATGGAAGAGGGCCAGAATACCTTCTCCAGCTTGAGCTTGCGCGCCACCTCTAGGACGTTGCAGAGGGAGCTCATGTTCACTTTCCAGGCGGCCTGAGGATCTTCCTCTCCAGTGACTGAAAGGATGGCAGCGAGATGCCATATCTCAGTGATCTTCATCTCTCTCACTAGGTCGTAGATCGCCTGTTCACTGGCCAGATCCGCCTTCACCACCGGCCCCGATTCCATGACCTCTTTGCTCGGTTGGCGGGTGTGCACAACGGCTATGACATTCTCTCCACCGTATCGTTTCCTCATCTCCAGAACGAGCTCCGAACCGATCTGACCCGTGGCGCCGGTGAGCAGTATCCGCCTCCCTTGCTTGGCCATTCTCCCCCTCTTCGGAGAATGATGAGCACCGGGGGCTTATATCGCTTGGCAATGCCTCGCTCTGGCATGGCACGTGGAGCGAAAGGTATTCTTGGTGGGAGATGCCCTAGCATGGTTGACGGTGCAAATGCAGAAGTTCTCATGCAGCTGGGGATGGCTGGAGGTAGAAGGCAAGCGCCACGAGAAGGATGTTGTCGTCCACGTCGATGGCTCCGTCACCTCCAGGAACGTGGAAGTTTCGAAACCCTACTTGGGGGAGTACTTCCACATCCCGCTGTCGGAGCTTGAACTGGATTTCCTCGCGGCGGAGGATCCGGAAGTTGTGATCGTCGGTGGCGGGTACAAAGGTATGATGACCATTACTCCTAGGGCGAAGGAGATACTGGCGAGGTATGAAGTGCAGGCGGTTACGACCCCTAGAGCCATCGAGCTGATGGATATGGAGAAGCGCAGGTTCGTGGCCATTCTGCACTCAACTTGCTAGGACCATCGGATGTCCGTTCTAAGCCCTATTGCATCATAAACTGAGAAGAGCATCATTTTGAGGCGTGCTCATTCAGTCTCTTTCTACGGGTTGATTTGGCGGCCCTGCACCTTTCGTATCCCTGGCCTATTTCTTCTCCTCATCAACTTTCGCTCTAAAAATGTCTATATTCTTATTATGACCAATCGTCGGGGGACAGTCCGGCGTACGACAGCCTATGTAATCCGCGGTCTTGCCCAGCAGGCAAACGGCCATCTTCTGACACTTCATCTTCACTCGCGCTCCGTCTCTGCATGGCGATATGCATTTTCCCGGTATATGAGCAACCGCCATCTTTCGTTAACTGAATTCCGTAGGATATCGCTTTTGAGGATTGGGTTTGGCAAAGCGTAGTCGACATGATTGTGGAACTAAGAGTGGACAAGGGGAGATTCGATCGTCACCTCATCCAGACCTTCATTTATTGAAGGGGCTCAAGACAATTATTCGAGATAGGGAGGTGAGACCTTTTCTCTTGGAGGGTTCGAACCCCATCGAGCCCGCCTCTTTTAGCGCAGCCAATGGTCCACTGCACTATGATTCCCGGAAGGTGAGGTTGATGGGATTTGTGTTTCCGATCGATGTAGACGATGTCATTATGTTTTCGGAGCCAATTCCCACACTCAATTCAGTAACCATACATTTGGAGGGGCGCGGACACATGAACGTAGAGAGCATGATGACTTTGGCAATGAGCTTAGCTGTCAGGCATTTCTCGCGTTGAATGGCCAGGTGTCGTAACTATTGGAGGCCCATGAGCGAACATACCATAAAAGGGGAGGAATCGATGAGGAGAAAGGGTCGAACTAGTAATAAGGAGATAGATATTCTTCCTCCGACCCCGAGGATAGGCGATTGAGACATGGCTGTAATCGAAGCCAAGGCACTGACGAAGAAATTCGGCAAGTTCGTGGCTGTCGATAGCCTCAGTCTCACGGTCGAAGAAGGGGAGATATTTGGACTACTTGGTCCGAACGGAGCAGGGAAGACCACCACCATAAAGATGCTCACTACCTTGCTGATTCCGACCTCTGGACGAGCCATTGTGGCGGGGTTCGATGTTGTGAAGAGGCCAGAGGAGGTGCAAGCCATCATCGGCTATGTCCCCCAACTTCTATCTGCCGAAGGTTCAATAACCGGGTACGAGAACCTGCTCATTTTCGCGAAGCTTTACGATGTTCCGAAGGCGGAGCGCCAGGAACGCGTGCGGCATGCTCTCCAGATAATGGGGTTGACCGATGCAGCGGACAAGTTGGTCCGCCAATACTCGGGTGGAATGGTTCGCAGGTTGGAGATCGCTCAATCCGCTCTCCACAAGCCGAAGGTGATGTTCATGGACGAGCCGACGGTGGGGCTCGACCCATTGGCAAGAAGGACCGTATGGGAACTGGTTAGGGAGCTGAGAAGGGAGAGCAACGCCACCATCGTGCTCACCACGCATATCATGGAGGAGGCGCAGAGCCTGTGCGACCGCGTAGGCATCATGCACAGAGGGAAGCTGGTGGCAATAGGCACGCCCGATGAATTGATTGCATCCACGGGAGAAAAGGATCTGGATGAGGTTTTCATCCATTTCACCGGTGACATGATCGAAGAGTCGGGCAACCTGCGGCAGATCGAGGCCGAACGCAAAACCGCCAGGAGACTGGGGTGATCGAGTGGCTCCGCGGACCCCACTGGAGACGGCAATCAGGTTCTTCACCAAATCCGGGGTGATCGCTGAGCTGGAGATCAGGAAGCTGGCTCATGATCCTACGGAACTTCTGACCAGGGCGGTACAGCCAGTCCTCTGGCTCCTGGTCTTCGGCACGGTCTTCACCCAAGCTCGGATCATTCCGACTGGCAACCTGCCCTACATTGATTTTATGACACCAGGCGTCTTGGCGCAAAGCGTTCTCTTCATCTCCATTTTCTATGGGCTGTCGATCATATGGGAGCGCGACCTCGGAATTGTGCAGAAGTTCCTCACCAGTCCTACACCCAGGACCGCCCTCGTCACCGGCAAGGCGCTTTCCGCCGGAGTAAGGGGGCTGGCCCAGGGGGTTATCATCTATCTTCTGGCCATTGGCATAGGGGTGAAGGTGAACCTCGATCCACTTTCGATCCTTGTGGTGATTGCCCTCATCCTGCTAGGCGCAGCGATTTTCTCCACCCTATCGCTCATCATCGCGTGCCTGGTCAAAACCCGGGAGAGATTCATGGGTATCGGTCAGATGATCACCATGCCCCTATTCCTGGCAAGCAATGCCATCTACCCCATCTCGCTGATGCCGGATTGGCTCAGGGTCATCGCCCATGGCAACCCACTAACCTACCAGGTCGATGCCATGCGCGGACTGATGATAGTCGGAGGCGTTAGCGAGTACGGCGTGCTGTTCGACCTTGCGCTTCTATTCGTGATCGCCGCGGTGCTCATTTGGATTGGAGGTAAACTCTATGCAAGGGTGGCCAGGTGACAAGGGGGAGGGCATCACTTCGAGGCAATATGGCTTCTTCTATGGCCTGTCATGAAGAAGAACAATTGCACCACGTTCTTGCCTTCTGCCTTACTCTGCAATATGGCAGCCTTTACCTTTTCCTCGTCCCACTTACGAGGGGGCATCTTAGCAATGATTAGACGTGGTCGGGGATGTTAAGGTTGCTCCGCCTTCAACTTGTCCACGTTCATACTCTGCCTCTTGCTGCGAGAATCGGTTACCGATATGTTTATATCATAAAGTATTTCAATCACCACAGCCCAAGATAGTCTTGGGGGTGAATACCTGATTTTCATAATGTTGGTTAAGAACAAGGAGAAACCCTCCAAACAAATGATCGCCAATACGGACAAATTAAAGGAAAAACTGTCGAAGGAGGGCATCAAGGTCCTCAGCCATTATTGGACGCTTGGAAGGTACGACGATGTCGCGATTATCGAAGCCCCTGATGAGAAAGCAATGCTGAAAGTGGGACTTGCATTGGCGGGCACCGTCGCGACCGAGACTCTTGTTGCCATTCCGAGAAAAGAAGCGATCAAGCTCCTCGGTTGAAACCATTTCCCTTCCTTTCCTTATCACAGACCAATCGGGATGCGGTGAGGTTCGGGGCTCAGAGTCCTAATTGGCTCGATGACGAGAAAAATGGACAAGGGGGGATTCGAATATCCTCCGAGCCAGATGTTCATTTCCTGAAGGGAATCAAAATGGAAATTCGAGTCTAAGGACGGAAAACCCTTTACTTCTTCTTTATTCACTAGACTTCATACTTCTTGATCCATCTGGCACTCTTCATTCGATGTCTAGCATCAGAATACTAGAGGTACTAGAGCTGATCATCCAGCATTACAACCCATGTCTAGTAGTGAGAACTAGACTTGAGAAGGACCGTGAACTGTCGTAATCTAGGGGAGAACATGACAAACGAAGCTGAAATGTGGCGATGTCCGCTTCGTAATCGCCTGCCCCGACCGGCACGAAAAGCACCTGGTCCACCAGGTCTGCCATCGTCTCCAATGCCCGACCTGCTACCAGGACGCGTCCGGCAGGTCGGCCCATCGCATCGAGGAACGCCTGAAAGGGTTGCGCAACGCCTACGGGCGGAATGGCGTCCGCCTGGGCAAGCCGAAGCACATTGTTTTCTCGCCGCCCCAGGAGGACTGGCCTGTGGAAAAGCTGGCCATGGATGGTGGCCGCGGCCTACGCGAGGAGCTCTACCGTCTCCTCCGCGGATACGCCAAGGACCGCGTCTATGGCGGTGCAGCCATCCTCCATGATGAACGCCGCAAGCATCTGGACGACACCAATTGCGATACCAGGTGGTGCCGCCGGCGGCATAAGTGGGTGTGGGGGCCGCACATCCACTTCATCGGCTACGGGTTCTTCGAGAACTCCGCTCTGGTCTACGCCGAGACCGGCTGGGTCTACAAACGAATCGAGGATGACGGCGAACGGGACATCTTCGGCACCGCCAAGTACCAGCTCACCCACGCCGCCCTGTTCGTGGGTGCCGACGGCGAGCAGGTCGGCACCGCTTACCAGTTCGTCGGTACCATGGCGAACTGCAAGGGGGTCGGAAGGTGTTGGAGAAGTGGCAGGAGCCAGTGCCCTGCGGCACCTGCAAGAAGGAAATGCATGAGTATGGCGCCTTGGCCGGCGGGGGCGAGCCAGACCTGACCGACGACCGTGGCGAGCATCTGGTCTGGCGGGTCGAGGTCGAGTGGTACATCAACGGACGGACCAGGGTGTTCGTTCAGAAGCTGCTCGCTGAGTGGCTTGAGGACGACGGGGGCGGCTGATGGGAGAAAGCGCGCCGGCCCGCAAGCTATCCTCTCGCAGGGCGGGCCTGCGATCGCTTAGGCAGGCCCGCCGAGGCCACCTAGAAGGTCTTCTAGAGGGTCTTGTAGAAGGTCTCTAGAAGGTATCCTGGAAGGTCTTGTCGGTCTCGCGCGTAGCGCGTAGGGCCTGAGTTCGAAAAGGACAAGTGAGTAAATGGCTGTTAAGAGAATCGGTGACTCATTGAAGTCCGAGGAGCGGCGGCGGCGGTATGACTTGACACTAGAATCGATACAGTTAAAATACATCTTCTGTCCGGCCTGTCACAAATCAATGTTGCGATGCAAGAAATGCCTTAACTGCGGATGGGGTACGGTCACCGTCACGCCGAAGGCGACGGAGAGCATTGCGGCCAGCGCTGGCTTCGTCTACCATGTCACTGTTGCCTACACGCTTGCTCAGACCTAGAGGGCGTGCGCTGAGAGCTGACGGAGTCGAAAGGACCGGAGGCCAAACCTCTTCCGTTCTTTCTTTGATGGTGACAGGCTGTGTGGACCTGGATTGAATGGCTGATGATGATTGGCAGTGGCCTGTTCCTGGCCGGGGCCTTCGTCGCCGTCGGCGGCAGCTCCGCCCTGTTGCCAGGCGTTGCTCTCATCGCCGGAGGGGTTCTGCTGATCCTGCTCGGAGCGTGGTCGTTCCGGAAGGCGCGGGAGAGCGGGGGAGAGAACGGGATAGTTTCTGACGGTCATCAGCGATGACACTATAGACAAAAGGGGGTGAAAAACGAAATGACAGCGGAAGTGAAGAAAGAGGAAGTGAAGAAACCGGAAGTGAAGAAAGAGGAAGTGAGCCGGTGGAAGAGGAAGTGAAAAACGAAATGAAAGTAACGAAGGCTTTGACGCTAAACCCCAGTAATCCGTAACGAAGGCTTTGACGCTAAACCCCAGTAATCCTTCCTATGAGTAATAAGAATGAAACGACTGGCTAACCATCATATCCGATGGAATAAGTAGTTTAGCGTCAGAGCCAACATTAATTCACCTTTATTTGACAGTCGTTGGCATTTCTTCCTCTACGATCTTTATCTCATCATTTGTCAGTTGATATAGTTCGTAGGCCCTGTTGCAAAAGTCTCAGGACCAGAATTCCTTTCGCATGGTCAGCTGAATTAGATTGAAGAGAGCGAGCTTGACCCGAACCTCATTTCTTCGACCGTTTTCCGACCGACATCGAAGAGGATATCCGAGCAGCGCTCCAATCATGCTGAAGACCGTCTCGGCATGTGCGCGCTTCGCGTACAGCGAAGCGAAACGGTTCG
This window encodes:
- a CDS encoding class I SAM-dependent methyltransferase; the protein is MPAGGQSTKSAWERQYERNKRLWRGPGETEFDLPPKALVLEIGCGSGKTLSALAGKEAEIVALDISRAALRFCASANFGGAIHFLEAKVERLPLRDARFDAVIVHHILGHLVENERKEAVDEIARVLKPGGMVHVRVFSTSDMRYGKGEEMEANTFRKGTGVFCHFFSELELKELFSGFETMGVKKVEASKRFEGAEQRRSEIVAAYRSAR
- a CDS encoding carboxymuconolactone decarboxylase family protein, with translation MSKPRSGKTAREEKEVQRRLKEIEKVFGEVPFVPKMLSEHPDMFLPYAEMSDRVMLNPRFMDRKSLELAAVAAGSALASEHCLAVHIRQAKTDGASEGELMEAIMVGAFMASTRSQSVALRKLKEL
- a CDS encoding aminotransferase class I/II-fold pyridoxal phosphate-dependent enzyme, whose product is MKRDPTSFLKEEYEALVKDELDWRLRELQGPSSPWCVVDGKKVLMFCSNNYLGLSNHQKLKDAAIEAIKTHGAGSGSVRPIAGSMDLHFELERRLARFKEAEASLVYQTGFAANAGLIPQLAGKGDIIISDELNHGSIIDGVRLSYAERAVYKHCDVADLHRVLQEMEKKTPAPRRILIITDGVFSMDGDIAPLPEVAKAAEEHGAMLYVDDAHGEGVLGEGGRGIVHHFHLPREKVQVEMGTFSKAFGVVGGHISGSRDLVNFAYNRSRTWLLSGSHPPAVAAACIAAVDVLETEPEHVRRLWDHTRYFKKAMQDLGFNTGRSETPIIPIMVGESGVAKKLSERLFQEGVFALPIVFPMVAKDKARIRTIMNAAMARKDVDFAIEKFLKVGKELGIV
- a CDS encoding NAD-dependent epimerase/dehydratase family protein, whose product is MAKQGRRILLTGATGQIGSELVLEMRKRYGGENVIAVVHTRQPSKEVMESGPVVKADLASEQAIYDLVREMKITEIWHLAAILSVTGEEDPQAAWKVNMSSLCNVLEVARKLKLEKVFWPSSIAVFGPTSPRIETPQDTVLVPTSMYGVTKVAGELLCNYYFVKYGLDVRSVRYPGIVSSETPPGGGTTDYSVEMFYEAIQKGRYTCFVREDTILPLMYMPDCINCTLQIMGVPRNKIKHHDGYNVAGASFTAGELAAEVRKHIPDFEIEYRPDHRQKIADSWPMSIDDRGARRDWGWQPSYDLSSMTEDMITRLSKRLINKRR
- a CDS encoding ATP-binding cassette domain-containing protein, with translation MAVIEAKALTKKFGKFVAVDSLSLTVEEGEIFGLLGPNGAGKTTTIKMLTTLLIPTSGRAIVAGFDVVKRPEEVQAIIGYVPQLLSAEGSITGYENLLIFAKLYDVPKAERQERVRHALQIMGLTDAADKLVRQYSGGMVRRLEIAQSALHKPKVMFMDEPTVGLDPLARRTVWELVRELRRESNATIVLTTHIMEEAQSLCDRVGIMHRGKLVAIGTPDELIASTGEKDLDEVFIHFTGDMIEESGNLRQIEAERKTARRLG
- a CDS encoding ABC transporter permease; the encoded protein is MAPRTPLETAIRFFTKSGVIAELEIRKLAHDPTELLTRAVQPVLWLLVFGTVFTQARIIPTGNLPYIDFMTPGVLAQSVLFISIFYGLSIIWERDLGIVQKFLTSPTPRTALVTGKALSAGVRGLAQGVIIYLLAIGIGVKVNLDPLSILVVIALILLGAAIFSTLSLIIACLVKTRERFMGIGQMITMPLFLASNAIYPISLMPDWLRVIAHGNPLTYQVDAMRGLMIVGGVSEYGVLFDLALLFVIAAVLIWIGGKLYARVAR
- a CDS encoding GYD domain-containing protein; translation: MLVKNKEKPSKQMIANTDKLKEKLSKEGIKVLSHYWTLGRYDDVAIIEAPDEKAMLKVGLALAGTVATETLVAIPRKEAIKLLG